A genomic stretch from Serratia entomophila includes:
- a CDS encoding YbhB/YbcL family Raf kinase inhibitor-like protein: protein MVRGLSTLALSGALCLALPGAAQAAGVFTLSSPAFQDGGLLAQKYAGATPGNASCTGENVSPPLSWANPPLGTKSFALLLSDPEGRGGLGVSHLVAYGIPASAGAFAAGELTQGKGFVGGKNSPGTQAYHGPCPPAGSGFHHYTFVLIATDLPPDALKAGLTREQLLAALQDHAKGAAGIIGRFGQ, encoded by the coding sequence ATGGTTCGTGGTTTATCGACTTTGGCCTTGAGCGGCGCGCTTTGCCTGGCGCTGCCGGGTGCCGCGCAGGCCGCCGGCGTGTTTACCCTCAGCTCGCCGGCGTTTCAGGACGGCGGGCTGTTGGCGCAAAAATATGCCGGCGCCACGCCGGGCAACGCCAGCTGCACCGGGGAAAATGTTTCACCGCCGCTGAGCTGGGCCAACCCGCCTTTGGGCACCAAGAGCTTCGCACTGCTGTTGTCCGACCCGGAAGGCCGTGGCGGCCTCGGCGTCAGCCACCTGGTCGCCTATGGTATCCCAGCCTCTGCCGGCGCTTTTGCCGCAGGCGAACTTACCCAGGGCAAGGGCTTTGTCGGCGGTAAAAATTCACCGGGCACCCAGGCCTATCACGGCCCTTGCCCACCGGCCGGCTCGGGCTTTCACCACTACACTTTCGTGCTGATCGCCACCGATCTGCCGCCCGATGCGCTGAAAGCGGGACTGACCCGAGAGCAGCTGCTGGCGGCGCTGCAGGACCACGCCAAGGGCGCAGCCGGCATTATTGGCCGTTTCGGGCAATAA
- a CDS encoding prepilin peptidase, protein MSAYLHHALFSAALWPATAIAAWLAAKFIPRQDSAPQPLGWRKITLIAACAGLTALPFEVSWQQRLWLLPVITLLVALALTDWRRQWLPDRLTQPLLWSGLLCNLNQGWAPLPEAVIGAAAGYLSLWLLNALYLKMRRRAGIGQGDFKLLAALGAWAGWSALPLLVSIAAAAGLGVTLVRCLLGNVAWRAPLPFGVYLAAAGWLVLLLNAGPPPVNFSGR, encoded by the coding sequence ATGTCTGCTTACCTGCACCATGCGCTGTTTAGCGCCGCTTTATGGCCGGCAACGGCCATCGCCGCCTGGTTGGCGGCCAAATTCATACCGCGGCAAGATAGCGCCCCGCAGCCGTTAGGCTGGCGAAAGATAACGCTGATTGCCGCCTGCGCCGGGCTAACGGCCCTGCCTTTCGAGGTTTCCTGGCAGCAACGGCTCTGGCTGCTGCCGGTAATCACGCTGCTTGTGGCATTGGCGCTGACCGACTGGCGGCGCCAATGGCTGCCGGACCGCCTGACCCAGCCGCTGTTGTGGAGCGGGCTGCTGTGCAATTTGAACCAGGGATGGGCGCCGCTCCCCGAGGCGGTGATCGGCGCCGCCGCGGGTTATCTGTCACTGTGGTTGCTCAATGCCCTCTACCTGAAAATGCGGCGTCGGGCGGGCATCGGCCAGGGTGATTTTAAACTGCTGGCGGCGCTGGGCGCCTGGGCCGGCTGGAGCGCGCTGCCGCTGCTGGTGAGCATTGCCGCCGCCGCGGGATTAGGCGTTACGCTGGTGCGCTGCCTGCTGGGCAATGTGGCCTGGCGTGCGCCATTGCCCTTTGGCGTTTATCTGGCCGCCGCCGGCTGGCTGGTGCTGTTGCTGAACGCCGGCCCGCCCCCGGTCAACTTTTCAGGGCGTTAA